The following nucleotide sequence is from Ferruginibacter lapsinanis.
AAACAGCCGGCAGGTTAAAGCAGGTAGAGAAATATGTAGGGAATAATGATTTTATGCTTACTTATGGTGATGGGGTATGTGATGTAGATATAGACGAGTTAATACGTTTTCATAAAGCACATAATAAAATTGCTACAGTAACAGCGGTTCAACTGGAAGCAAGATTTGGCGGAATGGAAATCAATCAGTCGGGAGAAGTTGATGCCTTTAGGGAAAAAGCAAAAGATGAAGGAAAATGGATCAATGCAGGGTTCTTTGTACTGAAACCCGAAGTGTTTAAATATCTGCAGGGAGATATGAGTGATATGATGTGGGAAGAAGATCCACTGGAAAAATTGACAACAGATAAGGAGTTAATAGCATTTCAACACAGAGGTTTTTGGAAGTGTATGGATGCGCTAAGAGACAAAATGGAATTTGAAGAACTTTGGAAAACTAATAATGCAAAATGGAAAGTGTGGTAAATAAAATTTCATCATTCTATACAAATAAAAGAGTTTTTGTTACTGGACATACCGGTTTCAAGGGAGCCTGGTTGATAACATGGCTTCGCCTTATGGGGGCTGACGTAAAGGGGTATTCGCTACCGCCGGAAGATAGCAATGGATTATATAATATAGTATCTAAAAATATCGAGTTTGAAAATGTATTTGCTGATATAAGAGATGCAAAAAGATTATCTGCTGAGATAGAAAATTTTCAGCCTGATATTATTTTCCATCTTGCGGCGCAGGCATTAGTACGTCGTTCTTATGAAATTCCATCAGAAACCTTTGATGTAAATGTTGTAGGTACGGCAAATGTATTGGAGGCTGTAAAGAACAAACTGCCAAAAAAATGTACTGTTGTATTGATTACAACTGACAAGGTGTACGAAAACAGAGAGCTTGATTATCATTATAAAGAAGAAGATAGGCTTGGCGGCTATGATCCTTATAGTGCTAGCAAAGCTGCCGCAGAAATAGTTATCAGTTCTTTTAGAAATTCCTTTTTTAATATTAAGCAGTATTCTCTTCATCAAAAAGCGATCATCAGTACTCGTGCCGGAAATGTAATTGGAGGAGGAGATTGGAGTAAGGACAGGATTATTCCGGATATCGTTCGGGCACTACAACAAAATAAAACTATTGAAGTAAGAAATCCAGCTTCTGTTCGTCCATGGCAGCATGTACTGGAGCCGTTGGCAGGTTATCTGACAGTAGCGATGTTGGCTAATGAAAATTACAAGACTGTTTCAGAAGCGTATAATTTTGGTCCCTTACCGGTGGATCATCTTGCAGTGAAAGAGCTGGTTGAAGTGGCGATCAAAAGTTGGGGCAGTGGTGAATGGGCAGATACTTCAAATGCGGCACAGCCTCATGAGGCCGGATTACTGAAATTGGATATTTCAAAAGCATTGAAAGAATTGAAATGGCAGCCCAAATTATCCAGTTCTGAAGCGATTGAGTGGACAATGACATGGTATAAACAAACAGAGGAAAATGTTTTTCAATTTACGCAACAACAAATAAATAATTATCTCTCAAAATGATATTTACAGAATCTGTATTGAAAGGTAGTTATGTGATAGACCTAACTCCGTTAGCTGATGACAGGGGATGGTTTGCCCGTACATTTTGTAAAAATGAATTTGCCGCTATTGGTCATACTAAAGAATGGGTTCAGATGAATCATTCGTTTACCAAAAACAAAGGCAGTATAAGAGGGATGCATTTTCAAATGGATCCGTTTAAAGAATGTAAACTGGTTCGGTGTATTTCAGGTGTGGTATTCGACGTGATAATCGATCTGCGAAAAGATTCTCCAACTTTTCTTCAATGGTTTGGAGTAGAATTATCAGCAGCTAACAGAAAAATGATCTATATACCAGAAGGTTTTGCTCATGGCTTTCAAACGTTGAGTGATAATTGTGAGTTGGTATATAATCATACACAGTTTTATACAAAAGAAGCGGAGGGTGGCGTAAGATATAATGACGAAAAAATAAATATACAGTGGCCGTTACCACTTTTTGATATTTCAGAAAGAGATAACACACATCCTAAACTTGATGACAATTTTAAAGGTATTTAATTATGAAATGTAGATTTTGCAAGACTGAACTTGAGCACGTGTTTGTTGATTTGATCAATTCTCCGGCATCGAATTCATTTTTAACCGGAGAACAATTGAATGAACCGGAAACGTTTTTTCCGTTGAAAGTATATACCTGTCATAAATGTTTTTTAGTGCAGGTAGATGAGTATAAAAAGAGTGATGCCATCTTCGATAGCAGTTATGTGTATTTTTCCTCATTCAGTTCAAGTTGGTTGCAACATGCAAAAAACTATACAGAAATGATGACCAAAAGATTTGGGTATACTGATAAATCTTTGGTAATAGAAATTGCATCGAATGACGGTTATTTATTGCAATATTTTAAACAAAATAATATTCCTGTTTTAGGAATAGAACCAACAGCTAATACGGCTGCGGCTGCTAAAGAAAAAGGAGTTGATTCAGTGATTGATTTTTTTGGTGTGTCATTAGCAGAAAAGTTGGTAGCAAAAGGAACTAAGGCTGATCTGTTATTGGGGAATAATGTATTGGCGCATGTGCCCGATATTCTTGATTTTGTAGGAGGAATGAAGGTGATACTGAAAGAGGATGGTGTCATTACAATGGAGTTTCCGCATCTGAT
It contains:
- the rfbC gene encoding dTDP-4-dehydrorhamnose 3,5-epimerase — encoded protein: MIFTESVLKGSYVIDLTPLADDRGWFARTFCKNEFAAIGHTKEWVQMNHSFTKNKGSIRGMHFQMDPFKECKLVRCISGVVFDVIIDLRKDSPTFLQWFGVELSAANRKMIYIPEGFAHGFQTLSDNCELVYNHTQFYTKEAEGGVRYNDEKINIQWPLPLFDISERDNTHPKLDDNFKGI
- the rfbF gene encoding glucose-1-phosphate cytidylyltransferase, which translates into the protein MKVVIFAGGLGTRISEETDTRPKPMVEIGGMPILWHIMKIYSHYGFNDFVVCLGYKGYVIKEYFMNYFLHNSDITIDVANNTMEVHGSKSEKFKVTLVETGQNTKTAGRLKQVEKYVGNNDFMLTYGDGVCDVDIDELIRFHKAHNKIATVTAVQLEARFGGMEINQSGEVDAFREKAKDEGKWINAGFFVLKPEVFKYLQGDMSDMMWEEDPLEKLTTDKELIAFQHRGFWKCMDALRDKMEFEELWKTNNAKWKVW
- the rfbG gene encoding CDP-glucose 4,6-dehydratase, whose translation is MESVVNKISSFYTNKRVFVTGHTGFKGAWLITWLRLMGADVKGYSLPPEDSNGLYNIVSKNIEFENVFADIRDAKRLSAEIENFQPDIIFHLAAQALVRRSYEIPSETFDVNVVGTANVLEAVKNKLPKKCTVVLITTDKVYENRELDYHYKEEDRLGGYDPYSASKAAAEIVISSFRNSFFNIKQYSLHQKAIISTRAGNVIGGGDWSKDRIIPDIVRALQQNKTIEVRNPASVRPWQHVLEPLAGYLTVAMLANENYKTVSEAYNFGPLPVDHLAVKELVEVAIKSWGSGEWADTSNAAQPHEAGLLKLDISKALKELKWQPKLSSSEAIEWTMTWYKQTEENVFQFTQQQINNYLSK